In one Nitrospira sp. genomic region, the following are encoded:
- a CDS encoding glycosyltransferase family 2 protein — MTVVISAYNEEAVIEATVMNKLDQDYPLDRLKVLVVSDGSTDRTDEIVKTLVNYHADRLMFLRQEPRQGKTQALNMALQHLSSDVVVFADANSIYASNSIRVLVSNFSDSSVGYVTGQMVYGNPTATGIGAGSGSYMSYENTLRMWESKLGSIVGVDGGIDAIRRQYYRPMRPDQLPDFILPLNVVEQGSRVMYEPRAKVFETALSDPFQEFRMRVRVSLRAMWGLYDKRHLLNPFRFRLFAWQLMSHKVLRYGAFFPLAGLLLFNILSVSQSAFYVLSLAVQVAVYAVAMAGHFLRQSSWTETKLLSPYYFVILNAACILAFWKFLTGQKMILWKPRLGG, encoded by the coding sequence GTGACCGTTGTCATTTCTGCCTACAATGAGGAAGCTGTGATCGAAGCCACCGTGATGAATAAGTTGGATCAGGACTATCCGTTGGATCGACTGAAGGTGTTAGTGGTCTCAGATGGCTCTACTGATCGCACCGATGAGATCGTTAAGACTCTGGTGAATTATCATGCAGATAGACTGATGTTTCTTAGGCAGGAACCTCGACAAGGGAAGACCCAAGCGCTGAATATGGCGCTCCAACACCTGTCGTCGGACGTCGTCGTGTTTGCGGATGCAAATTCTATCTACGCCTCGAATTCAATTCGGGTATTGGTGAGCAATTTTTCAGACTCATCTGTAGGGTATGTGACTGGTCAGATGGTTTATGGCAATCCAACAGCGACAGGAATAGGTGCCGGGTCTGGATCGTACATGTCCTATGAAAATACGCTGCGGATGTGGGAGTCCAAGCTGGGATCTATTGTCGGTGTCGACGGTGGAATCGATGCGATCCGTCGGCAGTACTATAGGCCGATGCGTCCCGATCAGTTGCCTGACTTCATACTTCCTCTTAATGTCGTAGAGCAGGGTAGCCGCGTTATGTACGAACCGAGAGCAAAGGTCTTTGAAACGGCGCTATCAGACCCGTTTCAGGAATTTCGGATGCGTGTGCGAGTCTCCTTACGAGCTATGTGGGGACTGTATGATAAAAGGCATCTTTTAAATCCATTTCGATTCCGCTTGTTCGCCTGGCAATTGATGTCCCACAAGGTGTTGAGGTATGGCGCGTTCTTTCCTCTTGCGGGACTTTTATTATTCAACATATTGTCCGTGAGTCAGAGTGCATTCTATGTCTTGTCTCTTGCAGTTCAAGTTGCGGTTTATGCCGTCGCGATGGCGGGACACTTTCTGCGGCAATCATCTTGGACGGAGACAAAGCTGCTTTCACCATACTACTTCGTCATTTTAAATGCAGCCTGTATACTGGCATTCTGGAAGTTTTTGACCGGGCAGAAAATGATTCTTTGGAAACCTCGGCTGGGAGGGTAG
- a CDS encoding NAD-dependent epimerase/dehydratase family protein, producing MKTAKEVVLQDLSYMADCLKSEFEALSGKRLLITGGAGFLGHYFVQGALYWNFANPGQAPISVVVYDSFVRGLPTWLSGVKEDANLTLVTHDIRYPLPTDMGDFSYIIHAASIASPTYYKRDPIGTMDANVNGLRMLLDYARSHQEKGRPIEGLLFFSSSEIYGDPSPDHIPTPETYRGFVSCTGPRACYDEAKRYGETLCVNFAHQFNLPVKVARPFNNYGPGLKISDRRVIPDFARDIMADRDIVMLSDGSPKRTFCYSVDAVIGYYKVLVKGQKGEAYNIGVETPEISMAELAEKLAAFSRDLFGYKGKVIRQASEDASYLVDNPNRRCPVITKARVHLGYHPSVALDEGLRRSLIWYQGNRDAQDA from the coding sequence ATGAAGACGGCGAAGGAAGTTGTGTTGCAGGATCTTTCATATATGGCGGACTGTCTCAAGTCCGAGTTTGAAGCCTTGTCAGGCAAGCGGTTGTTGATTACGGGTGGAGCGGGATTCCTCGGCCACTATTTTGTACAAGGCGCGTTGTATTGGAACTTTGCGAATCCTGGTCAAGCTCCAATCAGTGTAGTCGTTTATGACAGTTTTGTGCGAGGGTTGCCAACCTGGCTTTCAGGGGTGAAAGAGGATGCCAACCTGACGCTGGTTACGCATGACATTCGGTACCCCCTGCCGACTGACATGGGAGATTTCTCGTATATCATCCATGCGGCATCTATTGCCTCGCCGACGTATTACAAGCGAGACCCAATTGGCACGATGGACGCCAATGTGAACGGACTGCGCATGTTGCTGGATTATGCCCGGTCTCATCAGGAGAAGGGGCGACCTATCGAGGGGCTGCTGTTTTTCTCCAGTAGTGAGATCTATGGTGATCCATCTCCGGATCATATTCCGACTCCGGAAACCTATCGGGGGTTCGTGTCTTGCACGGGGCCACGTGCCTGCTATGACGAGGCGAAACGATATGGCGAAACATTGTGCGTCAACTTTGCCCATCAGTTCAACTTACCTGTGAAGGTGGCTCGGCCATTCAATAACTACGGTCCTGGCCTGAAGATTAGCGACCGTCGAGTCATTCCTGACTTTGCGCGAGATATCATGGCAGATAGGGACATTGTGATGCTTTCCGATGGATCCCCCAAGCGAACATTTTGTTATTCCGTAGATGCTGTAATCGGATATTACAAGGTTCTTGTGAAGGGGCAGAAAGGTGAAGCCTACAACATCGGTGTAGAGACACCAGAAATCTCCATGGCTGAGTTGGCCGAAAAGTTGGCGGCGTTTTCCAGAGACCTTTTCGGCTACAAGGGGAAAGTCATTCGTCAAGCCAGCGAGGATGCGAGTTATCTCGTGGATAATCCTAATCGGCGCTGTCCGGTCATCACAAAAGCACGAGTACATTTGGGATATCATCCAAGCGTGGCACTCGACGAAGGATTGAGGAGATCACTCATCTGGTATCAGGGTAATCGTGACGCTCAGGACGCGTAG
- a CDS encoding UDP-glucose/GDP-mannose dehydrogenase family protein, whose amino-acid sequence MKISIVGTGYVGIVTGACFAEKGHHVMCVDIDQAKVDLINKGMAPIYERGLDDLLKKHAGDKLRATTDLADAVRQTDLSMIAVGTPFDGNEIDLTYIKNVARQLGQALKAKSDYHVVVVKSTVVPGTTDNVVLPILEESSGKKAGVGFGVGMNPEFLTEGEAVNEFMYPDRIVLGGIDQPTIERQAELYQGFPDVEVLRTNNKTAEMIKYAANSLLATCISFSNEIANLCSAIKDVDVVEVMRGVHISRYLSVQLPSRKRVQPPVAAFLAAGCGFGGSCFPKDVKALAAHGQKHHVPMDLLNAVLAINERQPQQIIQILKRKFPSLQGIRVTILGLAFRPDTNDMRESPAIPIIQALLREGAKVKGYDPVANDEARRLFSPQELELSKTLTDGLMQAEAIVLVTRWDEFLKVPDLLKQLTPQPLFVDGRRLLDKASIARYEGIGLETT is encoded by the coding sequence ATGAAGATTTCAATTGTCGGGACAGGCTATGTGGGCATTGTCACCGGAGCATGTTTCGCAGAGAAAGGACATCATGTGATGTGTGTCGACATTGATCAAGCCAAGGTGGATTTGATCAATAAGGGGATGGCTCCAATCTATGAGCGTGGCTTAGACGATTTGCTCAAAAAGCATGCGGGTGACAAGTTGCGGGCTACGACTGATCTTGCCGATGCCGTTCGACAAACTGATCTATCGATGATCGCCGTTGGAACTCCATTTGATGGAAATGAAATCGACTTAACCTACATTAAGAATGTAGCAAGGCAACTCGGCCAAGCTCTGAAAGCCAAGTCCGACTATCACGTGGTAGTTGTCAAAAGTACCGTTGTTCCAGGGACAACGGATAATGTTGTATTGCCGATACTTGAGGAATCGTCGGGTAAGAAGGCTGGAGTGGGTTTTGGAGTGGGGATGAATCCTGAGTTTCTCACGGAAGGTGAAGCGGTCAATGAATTCATGTATCCCGATCGAATCGTATTGGGTGGGATTGATCAGCCAACGATCGAGCGGCAAGCGGAACTGTACCAGGGGTTCCCGGATGTGGAAGTGTTGCGCACCAATAACAAAACAGCTGAGATGATCAAGTACGCAGCTAATAGCTTGCTGGCAACATGTATTTCATTTTCTAATGAAATTGCCAATCTGTGCTCTGCGATCAAAGATGTGGATGTGGTCGAGGTTATGCGAGGAGTACACATCAGCCGCTATCTGAGTGTTCAGTTGCCAAGCAGGAAACGAGTCCAGCCGCCGGTTGCAGCGTTTCTAGCTGCTGGTTGCGGGTTTGGAGGAAGCTGTTTCCCTAAGGATGTGAAGGCGCTCGCGGCTCATGGGCAGAAACATCATGTGCCGATGGATCTGCTGAATGCAGTTCTTGCCATCAATGAGCGGCAGCCGCAACAAATTATCCAAATCCTCAAGAGGAAGTTCCCTTCCTTGCAAGGAATCAGAGTCACCATTCTCGGTTTGGCATTTCGGCCAGACACAAACGATATGCGCGAGTCTCCTGCGATTCCCATTATTCAGGCTTTGTTGAGAGAAGGGGCAAAAGTAAAAGGCTATGATCCTGTTGCCAATGATGAGGCCAGGAGGCTGTTTTCTCCTCAAGAGCTGGAGCTGAGCAAGACTCTTACTGACGGGTTGATGCAGGCTGAGGCAATTGTGTTGGTAACGCGATGGGATGAATTTCTTAAAGTTCCTGACCTTCTGAAGCAGCTGACTCCGCAACCCCTATTCGTGGATGGGCGCCGTTTGCTCGATAAGGCATCTATCGCGAGGTACGAGGGCATTGGGTTGGAGACGACATGA
- the rfbC gene encoding dTDP-4-dehydrorhamnose 3,5-epimerase, with product MIFTETKLKGAYVIDLKRISDERGFFSRRWCAREFASQGLDQAVVQVNIGHNAKKGTVRGMHFQLAPNAEVKLVHCSRGALYDVIIDLREGSPTRGQWFGVELTADNGRMLYVPEGFAHGYQTLEDETDLVYQTSKFYAKESATGVRFNDPAFGIVWPLPVSVISSGDQHWPDY from the coding sequence ATGATCTTTACCGAAACAAAGCTCAAAGGCGCCTACGTCATCGATCTGAAAAGAATTTCCGATGAGCGCGGATTTTTTTCGCGCCGTTGGTGTGCCAGAGAATTTGCCTCACAAGGGTTGGATCAGGCCGTCGTGCAAGTGAACATCGGTCATAATGCCAAGAAGGGCACAGTCCGAGGCATGCATTTCCAGCTCGCTCCGAACGCGGAAGTAAAGCTGGTTCATTGCTCCAGGGGAGCGCTGTACGATGTCATCATCGACTTACGCGAGGGGTCTCCTACCAGAGGACAATGGTTCGGAGTGGAACTGACGGCAGATAACGGCCGCATGCTCTACGTACCAGAAGGTTTTGCCCATGGGTACCAAACGCTGGAGGATGAGACAGACCTTGTCTACCAGACGTCAAAATTTTACGCCAAAGAATCGGCTACAGGTGTGAGATTCAATGATCCGGCCTTCGGAATCGTGTGGCCGTTGCCGGTGAGCGTGATTTCGAGTGGAGATCAACACTGGCCGGATTACTGA
- a CDS encoding NAD(P)-dependent oxidoreductase — translation MGALVEEKRVVVTGATGFIGSHCLQSLLQRGYEVHAVSSKAGGSAGATVIWHHVDLFDPVSTARLVEKIKPAQLLHLAWYVVPGKLISSDLNFDWVRSSMELLKSFHREGGRRIVMPGSSYEYDWSYGYCHETRTPTVPNTVYGACKHALDVMAQAFCRSHQLSYAWPRVFFLYGPNEHPDRLVSSVIRSVLQGQEARCSHGKQIRDYLHVQDVAEAIVSVLDSAVEGPINVGSGTAVTLRDIVMTVGRTLGREDLLKLGAIPSRANDAPLVVADIERLSTEVKWQPRYSMETGIAHTIEWWRQKLAQSS, via the coding sequence ATGGGGGCATTGGTAGAGGAGAAACGAGTGGTGGTGACGGGAGCAACCGGATTCATCGGTTCTCACTGCCTACAATCGTTGCTTCAGCGAGGGTATGAGGTACATGCAGTCTCTTCGAAAGCAGGCGGTTCGGCTGGGGCGACTGTCATATGGCATCATGTAGATCTCTTTGATCCTGTATCCACTGCGCGCCTCGTCGAGAAAATTAAACCTGCGCAGCTGCTCCATCTTGCCTGGTATGTCGTGCCGGGTAAGCTGATTTCATCTGACCTAAATTTTGATTGGGTCCGATCAAGCATGGAGTTGTTGAAGTCCTTTCATCGGGAGGGCGGGCGACGAATCGTGATGCCAGGATCCAGTTATGAGTATGACTGGAGTTATGGGTATTGTCATGAAACGAGGACGCCGACCGTTCCCAATACGGTCTATGGAGCTTGCAAGCATGCCCTGGATGTGATGGCTCAGGCATTTTGCCGATCTCATCAACTCAGTTATGCGTGGCCCCGTGTTTTCTTTCTATATGGGCCAAACGAACATCCTGATCGACTGGTATCGTCCGTCATTCGATCCGTGCTGCAAGGACAAGAGGCGCGCTGCTCGCACGGGAAACAAATTCGCGACTATCTTCATGTACAGGATGTGGCGGAGGCTATCGTGTCTGTCCTTGACAGCGCTGTCGAGGGGCCGATTAATGTCGGATCCGGAACGGCGGTAACCTTGCGTGACATTGTTATGACGGTGGGTCGTACGCTGGGGCGTGAAGACCTGCTTAAACTAGGGGCTATTCCAAGCCGGGCGAACGATGCGCCGCTAGTGGTGGCGGACATCGAACGGTTGAGCACAGAGGTAAAGTGGCAGCCGAGGTATTCGATGGAAACCGGCATTGCTCATACCATCGAGTGGTGGCGTCAAAAGCTGGCACAATCCAGCTGA
- a CDS encoding FAD-dependent oxidoreductase, with protein MEKIAILGSGMAGFGAAHRLHTEGHRATLYEKRAHHGGHTASYVFENGFTIDEGPHVSFTKVERMQKLLADSVEQKFERLRTKVNNHWKGHWIKHPAQCNLYGLPQDLTINILKDFIHAQHHECGEIKNYRDWLYASFGKTFAETFPMEYTVKYHTTTADNMSTDWVGPRLYRANIEEVLRGALSPSTPDVHYIDQFRYPSHGGFVSYLTMFMRQADLQAGHELVEIDPLRRELRFKNGKVTSYDHLVSSIPLPDLIKMIVGVPVDVLEASQKLSCSTVVIVSIGVDRADLIDAHWTYFYDRDYFFTRLSTPHLQSPHNVPPGCGSLQAECYYSAKYRPLDRTPDECIEPVIQDLKRCGILREEDTILFKHSMLVPYANVIFDLERAPALKVVHGYLDDIGIAYCGRYGDWAYIWTDESFMSGENAAQKILDRLRKNTASSDPRSSNK; from the coding sequence GTGGAGAAAATCGCAATTCTAGGTTCGGGTATGGCTGGATTCGGTGCAGCGCATCGGCTCCATACCGAAGGTCATCGTGCAACTCTCTATGAAAAGCGTGCGCATCATGGAGGGCACACGGCGTCCTATGTATTCGAGAATGGCTTCACGATTGATGAGGGGCCTCATGTGTCGTTCACCAAGGTCGAGCGAATGCAGAAACTGCTGGCAGACAGCGTGGAGCAGAAATTCGAACGTCTGCGTACCAAAGTCAATAATCACTGGAAAGGACACTGGATTAAGCACCCAGCTCAGTGCAATCTCTATGGGCTTCCGCAGGACCTCACTATCAATATCTTGAAGGATTTTATCCACGCTCAGCACCATGAATGCGGCGAAATCAAGAATTATCGAGACTGGCTCTATGCCAGTTTTGGAAAGACGTTCGCCGAGACCTTCCCAATGGAGTACACGGTCAAGTATCACACGACGACGGCCGACAATATGAGTACCGACTGGGTGGGGCCGCGCCTGTATCGAGCTAACATCGAGGAGGTGTTGCGTGGGGCACTCTCACCGTCAACACCTGACGTCCATTATATAGATCAGTTTCGCTATCCTTCGCACGGCGGCTTTGTCTCGTATCTAACCATGTTCATGAGGCAAGCGGATCTTCAAGCAGGCCATGAACTGGTGGAGATTGATCCATTACGAAGAGAGCTTCGGTTCAAAAATGGGAAAGTTACGTCCTATGACCATCTGGTGTCATCGATACCACTTCCTGACTTGATCAAGATGATCGTTGGTGTACCAGTCGACGTGCTCGAAGCGTCTCAGAAGCTATCGTGTAGTACAGTTGTCATCGTCAGCATCGGAGTTGACCGAGCTGATCTCATCGATGCTCATTGGACCTACTTCTATGACCGCGACTATTTCTTTACTCGCTTGAGCACCCCACATTTACAGTCGCCGCACAACGTACCACCGGGCTGCGGGAGTCTTCAAGCAGAGTGCTATTATTCTGCCAAGTATCGTCCACTCGATAGAACACCAGATGAGTGCATTGAACCGGTTATCCAGGACTTGAAGCGCTGTGGGATTCTTCGAGAGGAGGATACCATTCTCTTCAAACATTCAATGCTTGTACCTTATGCGAATGTGATTTTTGATTTAGAGCGTGCACCTGCGCTCAAGGTTGTTCATGGCTACTTAGACGACATCGGGATTGCATATTGTGGACGCTACGGTGACTGGGCCTATATCTGGACGGACGAATCCTTCATGAGCGGAGAAAATGCCGCGCAAAAAATATTGGATCGCTTGAGGAAGAACACTGCAAGCTCTGACCCCCGATCATCCAATAAGTGA
- a CDS encoding PIG-L family deacetylase: MTSSGLLKIRQEKLTVLCLGAHSDDIEIGCGGTILRLLQDSTNCNVIWVVFSAEAVRKKEAVASAKRFLKGAQTHTIITKSFKTSFFPYRGEQIKAFFEQLKARVSPDVIFSHYRHDRHQDHRLICELTWNTFRSHLILEYEIPKYDGDLGQPNVYVPFTDDISKRKVDLLMQGFSTQRDKQWFTEDTFYGLLRMRGIESPVSTRYAEAFYGRKVVLW, encoded by the coding sequence ATGACATCCTCCGGTTTGCTCAAGATCCGTCAGGAGAAACTCACTGTGCTGTGTCTTGGAGCTCATTCTGACGACATTGAGATTGGGTGTGGAGGGACAATTCTTCGGCTTTTGCAAGATTCCACGAACTGTAACGTCATCTGGGTAGTATTTTCTGCGGAGGCGGTTCGCAAGAAGGAAGCCGTTGCGAGCGCAAAACGGTTTCTCAAGGGAGCCCAAACGCATACCATTATCACGAAGTCTTTTAAGACAAGTTTCTTCCCGTATCGAGGAGAACAAATCAAAGCATTTTTTGAGCAGCTCAAGGCTCGTGTGTCACCAGACGTAATTTTTTCTCATTACCGACATGATAGGCACCAGGACCACCGGTTAATCTGCGAGTTGACGTGGAACACTTTCAGGAGTCATCTGATTCTTGAGTATGAGATTCCGAAGTATGACGGTGACCTGGGTCAGCCGAACGTGTATGTGCCGTTTACGGATGATATCAGTAAGCGAAAAGTTGACCTGCTTATGCAGGGATTTTCGACACAACGTGATAAACAGTGGTTTACGGAAGATACTTTCTACGGACTCCTCCGAATGCGAGGTATTGAGTCTCCCGTGTCAACTAGGTACGCAGAAGCTTTTTATGGGAGAAAGGTGGTGCTGTGGTAA
- a CDS encoding ABC transporter permease gives METVTVTYMQEKSRVMKNYTKCSTILELWEYRELFYFLAWRDMKVRYKQTVLGVLWAIMQPLFTMMIFTVVFGQVANISSEGVPRPVFYFSALLPWFYFSSTLTNAGMSLVSSAGLLTKIYFPRIILPAAAALGSLVDFIIGSVLLVGLVVYYDIPIGWNLILWPILVLPLTVLAFGIGTFLAALNVKYRDVKYAIPFGIQLWLFITPIIYPSNVFPERFQWLLTINPLSGLIEAFRYALVPEYPVHWDAFGLSLAVTAVILVCAVWYFKRTERAFADIV, from the coding sequence ATGGAAACTGTAACAGTCACGTATATGCAAGAAAAGTCGCGCGTGATGAAAAACTATACGAAGTGCAGCACGATTCTCGAATTATGGGAGTACCGTGAGCTGTTTTATTTTCTGGCATGGCGGGATATGAAGGTGCGCTACAAACAGACCGTGTTGGGAGTTCTCTGGGCCATCATGCAGCCCTTGTTCACAATGATGATATTTACGGTGGTGTTCGGACAGGTTGCAAACATTTCGAGCGAAGGTGTGCCAAGGCCAGTCTTCTACTTCAGCGCGCTGCTTCCTTGGTTTTACTTCTCTTCAACCCTGACCAATGCGGGAATGAGTCTCGTATCGAGCGCCGGTCTTTTGACCAAGATTTACTTTCCACGAATCATTCTTCCGGCTGCGGCTGCGCTAGGCAGTTTAGTAGACTTTATAATCGGGTCCGTTCTGCTAGTCGGACTTGTTGTTTACTATGATATTCCCATAGGGTGGAATCTCATTTTGTGGCCGATCCTAGTTCTTCCGTTGACGGTGCTTGCGTTTGGCATCGGCACGTTCCTGGCCGCACTCAACGTAAAATATCGGGATGTCAAGTACGCGATCCCTTTTGGAATTCAACTTTGGTTGTTCATAACACCGATAATTTATCCGTCAAACGTTTTCCCGGAACGTTTTCAGTGGTTGCTCACCATCAACCCGTTGAGCGGCTTGATCGAAGCCTTTCGCTATGCGCTTGTGCCGGAGTATCCGGTCCATTGGGATGCTTTCGGGTTATCTCTTGCAGTAACCGCAGTCATCCTGGTGTGTGCTGTATGGTACTTCAAGCGTACTGAAAGGGCGTTTGCCGACATTGTTTGA
- a CDS encoding ABC transporter ATP-binding protein — MTRQIDVQSLSKSYQIGKLQHDLSLREQLVNFVKNPFGRKGEEDETIWALKDVSFHADEGEVIGIIGRNGAGKSTLLKVLSRITYPTSGDVNVRGRIAALLEVGTGFHDELTGRENVYLNGSILGMKKSEIDRHFDAIVEFSGVEQFIDTPIKRYSSGMRLRLGFAVAAHLDPDVLVVDEVLAVGDASFQKKCIKAMDGLRSSGRTVFFVSHNLAAVENLCSRGIWIDAGKIRMDGDAREVVASYMASFSGEQAVGTDLSTKVNRLGNGDIRYTKLEYLGLDGTPYAMIRSGDPLVLRFHYHATICLRELSFGFRLFSEMGTLITECGHWMHGFRISRVDPGDGYIDLEIESLNLLPGRYQLSLWITAPGGSPVYDGDVQASLEIEATDVYRSGRIIDNRYGFVYFPQKWKVGGSVVSG, encoded by the coding sequence ATGACACGGCAGATCGATGTCCAATCTCTATCCAAGAGTTACCAGATCGGGAAGCTTCAACATGACCTCTCGCTGCGCGAACAACTTGTCAACTTTGTAAAGAATCCGTTTGGTCGTAAAGGGGAAGAAGATGAAACGATTTGGGCGTTGAAGGATGTTTCGTTTCATGCTGACGAGGGGGAGGTTATAGGCATCATCGGACGAAATGGAGCCGGGAAGAGTACACTCCTCAAGGTCCTTTCCCGGATCACCTATCCGACGTCAGGTGATGTGAATGTGAGAGGTCGAATCGCTGCCTTGCTGGAAGTTGGAACCGGTTTTCATGATGAATTGACAGGCCGGGAGAATGTGTATCTGAACGGTTCAATCCTTGGCATGAAGAAATCTGAGATCGACCGGCACTTCGACGCAATCGTCGAGTTCTCTGGAGTCGAACAGTTCATCGATACTCCGATCAAGCGCTACTCGTCCGGCATGCGTCTGAGGCTCGGGTTCGCCGTTGCCGCCCACCTCGATCCTGATGTCCTTGTCGTCGACGAAGTACTTGCCGTGGGTGACGCAAGTTTTCAGAAGAAGTGCATCAAGGCCATGGATGGATTGCGGAGCAGTGGGCGTACGGTATTTTTTGTCTCACATAACCTTGCCGCAGTCGAAAATCTGTGCTCCCGAGGCATTTGGATTGACGCTGGTAAGATACGTATGGATGGAGACGCGAGGGAGGTTGTTGCCAGCTATATGGCTTCGTTTTCCGGTGAGCAGGCTGTGGGGACTGATCTGTCGACAAAGGTAAATCGGTTGGGAAACGGAGATATTCGCTATACCAAGCTTGAATACTTAGGCTTGGATGGTACTCCCTATGCGATGATAAGAAGCGGGGATCCCCTGGTCCTACGATTCCACTACCATGCGACGATTTGCCTGCGCGAACTGAGTTTTGGGTTCAGGCTGTTCAGTGAGATGGGGACGTTGATAACGGAGTGTGGCCATTGGATGCATGGGTTCCGAATCTCCAGAGTGGATCCCGGTGACGGATACATCGATCTGGAAATCGAGTCCCTCAACCTACTTCCGGGACGGTATCAACTGTCGCTCTGGATCACGGCTCCAGGAGGCAGTCCGGTCTATGATGGGGACGTGCAGGCTTCGTTGGAAATTGAAGCGACTGATGTCTATCGCTCAGGGCGCATAATAGATAACAGGTATGGGTTTGTGTATTTCCCACAAAAGTGGAAGGTTGGCGGCTCAGTGGTGTCCGGATAA
- a CDS encoding glycosyltransferase, with protein MQHDLQLKSMSWQTAQPSWRVALDGRDVVIISPQYWGDYWVSKHWIAYELSRALRTVFIEPPVWVGGIIRSPWSNRSHLRRVVQPLRRVDRDLYVFSPKFFPRGIEWRGDGVIERTTEALFRMGVRSPIILNFGTNYELVKRLNGSVTVYYCVDPPFPDPGHENDEALTCEVSDLVYVVSETYRKQLAPLCTIQPLHVIPHGYSFDHARRVAEDSAALCPRELQALPRPILGFVGSIHDAYVDIERVERLARQRPESSIVLIGPYQNNPLGPDLSHDALRRLRCLSNVHLLGPRHFLDVPRYVKYFDACLVLVNLKDYSESAMTGKRTHFKWLVYLSMGKPVIAPRVNEAELISSLVYLVDDDDSYFAAVDKALTEDPSLAASRISYASQFSFDQTLSLIMEPIVERLNGAADLGSDRSLARYGPREKRV; from the coding sequence ATGCAGCATGATTTACAGCTTAAAAGCATGAGTTGGCAGACGGCACAACCAAGTTGGCGCGTTGCTCTGGACGGGCGTGATGTTGTCATTATTTCTCCGCAATACTGGGGTGACTACTGGGTTAGCAAGCATTGGATCGCCTATGAGTTATCGAGGGCATTGCGGACGGTATTCATCGAACCACCGGTTTGGGTGGGTGGGATTATACGGAGCCCTTGGAGTAATCGTTCGCACCTTCGTCGAGTTGTTCAGCCTTTGCGCCGAGTCGATCGTGACCTCTATGTCTTCAGTCCAAAGTTTTTTCCGCGTGGCATCGAGTGGCGCGGCGATGGGGTAATTGAACGGACCACCGAAGCACTGTTTAGAATGGGGGTCCGAAGCCCGATAATCTTGAACTTTGGTACGAATTATGAGTTGGTAAAACGACTTAATGGGTCAGTTACAGTTTATTACTGCGTGGATCCGCCATTCCCTGATCCTGGTCACGAGAATGATGAAGCGCTGACTTGCGAGGTAAGCGACTTGGTATACGTGGTGTCCGAAACATATCGAAAGCAATTGGCTCCATTGTGTACGATCCAGCCTCTGCACGTGATACCTCATGGATACTCTTTTGATCATGCTCGGCGGGTTGCTGAAGATTCTGCAGCCTTGTGTCCGAGAGAGCTGCAGGCGCTTCCTCGACCCATACTCGGCTTCGTCGGGTCCATTCACGATGCATATGTGGATATTGAACGAGTAGAACGATTGGCGAGGCAGCGGCCTGAATCCAGCATTGTACTCATAGGGCCTTACCAAAATAATCCGTTGGGTCCAGATCTATCTCACGACGCCTTGCGCCGACTTCGATGTCTATCAAACGTGCATCTTCTCGGTCCACGCCATTTTCTAGATGTGCCGAGATATGTGAAGTATTTTGATGCCTGTCTCGTATTGGTGAATCTCAAAGACTATAGTGAGTCGGCTATGACCGGAAAACGTACGCATTTTAAGTGGCTTGTATACCTGTCTATGGGTAAGCCGGTTATTGCCCCACGGGTGAATGAAGCAGAGTTAATTTCGTCTCTTGTGTATCTCGTTGACGATGATGACAGTTATTTCGCAGCGGTCGACAAGGCGTTAACCGAGGATCCGTCGCTTGCCGCGTCCAGGATCAGCTATGCCTCGCAGTTTTCGTTCGATCAGACGTTAAGTCTAATCATGGAACCTATAGTGGAACGTCTCAACGGTGCCGCTGATTTGGGAAGTGACAGGTCTCTCGCTCGGTATGGCCCAAGGGAGAAACGGGTGTGA